Proteins encoded together in one Candidatus Jidaibacter acanthamoeba window:
- a CDS encoding ABC transporter permease, translating to MISVFIDLFPSGLQQGLLLAIVATGIAIAFRLLNFADLTPEGTYTLGGSVYASLIILGVNPILATATAVLFGGLIGIITAFLHIRLKIDTLLAGIILSTMLYSVNLRLMGKPNIALFDQPSLFSCFSQTLLLKISILLLICLIIAALSYFFLSTEKGLRFRSVGLNPEFAEKQGTNVNLYIMLGLFAGNALASLAGSLTVQIQEYADIGMGIGIVIHALAALMIGESVIGTDSMHKVVGAPIIGALIYQQIQGLALAIGFAPSDLKLVTGFIVLITLGCKAARRESKL from the coding sequence ATGATTAGTGTTTTTATAGATTTATTCCCTTCAGGATTACAGCAAGGTTTATTACTTGCTATTGTGGCAACGGGTATCGCAATTGCTTTTAGGTTGCTTAATTTCGCCGATCTCACCCCTGAAGGTACTTATACCTTAGGTGGCTCAGTATACGCCTCGCTTATTATTTTAGGAGTAAACCCGATTCTTGCGACTGCTACAGCGGTATTATTCGGAGGATTAATAGGTATAATCACTGCTTTCTTACATATCCGCCTTAAAATCGATACGCTTTTAGCAGGAATAATTTTAAGTACCATGCTTTATAGTGTTAATTTAAGGCTTATGGGTAAGCCGAACATAGCGTTATTTGATCAACCCAGTTTATTTAGCTGCTTTTCCCAAACACTACTTCTTAAGATCAGCATCTTGCTCTTAATTTGCTTAATTATTGCTGCTCTTTCTTACTTTTTTTTAAGTACTGAAAAAGGGTTACGGTTTCGTTCAGTCGGATTAAATCCTGAATTTGCAGAGAAACAGGGTACTAATGTTAATTTATATATTATGTTAGGTTTATTTGCCGGCAATGCATTAGCAAGCTTAGCCGGGAGTTTAACCGTACAGATTCAGGAATATGCTGATATCGGAATGGGGATCGGGATAGTTATACATGCGCTTGCCGCACTTATGATCGGTGAAAGTGTGATCGGCACTGATTCCATGCACAAGGTAGTAGGTGCACCGATAATAGGAGCACTTATCTATCAGCAAATTCAAGGTTTAGCGCTTGCAATCGGGTTTGCTCCTTCTGATCTCAAATTAGTCACCGGTTTCATAGTGCTAATTACTTTGGGCTGTAAAGCAGCCAGAAGGGAATCGAAGCTCTAA
- a CDS encoding ATP-binding protein: MFKYFYRKLSDTTLKRKIVFLVGGLVTITPTVLVAVFALIYYFLGVEKLFNDKIGFAISETVKIAELYLKEHKDSIKADILGITNSIAKNQVVLSESPEYFSILLNKEAELRNLSEAMVFTPTQVLGKNYLSFSLTFERLPEETLKEASTGKLIIISSEQEDKVRAIIKLDNFIDTYLLVGRYVDSEIINYLATTKGSANLYKTMLKDKDRTQVKLEVAFVVITIILCLGSIITAVKLANIISRPINQLVEATSKIKARDFSVRVPERKHARDETAVLAKAFNSMTKKIAEQTNELISAKDIIDERRRFIEAILTEVSSGVLVINPKGLITLCNQSAAKLLKKEETKIINKPYQDSLPEISELLEKASTSSQELIEGNITLERGDKKTYLFVRIGTEFNIKQELERFIITIDDMSKLIAAQRSAAWADVARRIAHEIKNPLTPINLSAEQLKRKFLKEIKSEPELFTKYVDTITRHVSDIGMMVEEFVRFARIPSPKLARYDLLQIINEVIFSQKSINPNIKYQFDNILEECYVKCDRAQITQVLFNLIKNSNEAIEAKAQNQTFRPKIHIYYQISEDLNLVKVFIKDNGQGIPLELIDRISEPYITTKSTGTGLGLSIVKKIVEDHGGTLSIQNNEEGVLASFTLKLFHNNLLNEENHASKPA, encoded by the coding sequence GTGTTTAAGTACTTTTACAGAAAACTTTCCGATACCACTTTAAAAAGAAAAATAGTTTTTTTAGTAGGTGGCTTAGTTACCATAACACCTACGGTTCTGGTTGCAGTTTTTGCACTCATTTATTATTTTTTAGGCGTAGAAAAATTATTTAATGATAAAATCGGCTTTGCAATATCGGAAACCGTTAAAATTGCGGAACTCTATTTAAAGGAGCATAAAGACAGTATTAAAGCTGATATATTAGGCATTACAAACAGTATTGCAAAAAACCAGGTGGTACTATCTGAAAGCCCGGAGTATTTCAGCATACTCCTAAATAAAGAAGCGGAGCTTAGGAACCTTTCCGAAGCTATGGTTTTTACTCCTACTCAAGTATTAGGTAAAAACTATTTAAGTTTTTCTTTGACCTTTGAGAGACTACCTGAGGAGACTTTAAAAGAGGCAAGTACCGGGAAACTTATAATAATCAGCTCCGAGCAGGAAGATAAAGTAAGAGCTATTATAAAGCTGGATAACTTCATCGATACCTACCTTTTAGTCGGAAGGTACGTAGATAGTGAAATTATTAACTATTTAGCGACAACGAAAGGTTCTGCTAATCTTTATAAAACTATGCTTAAAGATAAAGATAGAACTCAAGTAAAGCTTGAAGTTGCCTTTGTTGTTATCACTATCATTCTATGCCTTGGTTCAATCATTACAGCAGTAAAATTAGCAAATATTATTTCCCGCCCGATTAACCAATTAGTTGAGGCCACTTCAAAAATTAAAGCGCGGGACTTTTCCGTCAGAGTTCCCGAAAGAAAACATGCTAGAGATGAAACTGCCGTTCTTGCCAAAGCTTTTAATAGTATGACTAAGAAAATTGCCGAGCAAACTAATGAACTTATCAGTGCAAAAGATATTATAGATGAAAGGAGAAGGTTCATAGAAGCAATTTTAACCGAAGTTTCGAGCGGCGTTCTGGTTATTAACCCTAAAGGTTTAATAACACTCTGTAACCAATCAGCTGCCAAACTTTTAAAGAAAGAAGAAACTAAGATTATAAACAAACCTTACCAGGATTCACTTCCCGAAATATCAGAACTTTTGGAAAAAGCTTCTACTTCCTCTCAAGAACTTATTGAAGGTAATATTACCCTCGAACGAGGAGATAAAAAAACCTATCTGTTTGTTAGAATCGGAACCGAGTTTAATATTAAGCAGGAATTGGAAAGATTCATTATTACCATAGATGACATGTCCAAACTTATTGCGGCTCAAAGATCAGCCGCCTGGGCAGATGTGGCCAGAAGAATTGCACATGAAATTAAAAACCCTCTTACTCCTATTAATTTATCAGCCGAACAGCTAAAGAGAAAATTCTTAAAAGAAATTAAATCCGAGCCTGAGCTCTTTACAAAGTATGTAGATACCATTACCCGGCATGTTTCGGATATTGGTATGATGGTAGAGGAATTTGTCCGGTTTGCGCGTATTCCTTCCCCTAAACTTGCAAGATATGATCTCCTACAAATTATCAACGAAGTAATTTTTTCTCAAAAAAGCATTAACCCAAATATAAAATATCAATTTGACAATATTTTGGAAGAATGTTATGTAAAGTGCGACAGAGCACAAATAACACAAGTTTTATTTAATCTTATAAAGAATTCCAATGAAGCAATTGAAGCAAAAGCTCAAAACCAAACCTTCAGGCCTAAAATTCATATATATTATCAAATCAGTGAGGATTTAAACTTGGTAAAAGTGTTTATAAAAGATAATGGCCAAGGTATACCGCTCGAGCTTATTGATAGAATTTCCGAACCTTATATCACCACAAAATCTACCGGCACAGGCCTCGGGCTTTCAATTGTTAAAAAAATCGTAGAAGATCACGGCGGCACACTTTCAATACAAAATAACGAAGAAGGAGTTTTAGCTAGCTTCACTTTAAAGTTATTTCATAACAACCTATTAAATGAGGAGAATCATGCAAGCAAACCAGCATAA
- a CDS encoding DUF2945 domain-containing protein, translating into MTTQFKVGDKVKWKFVYGETEGEIIEVLTENLKTSAKPVTRYKVKSSKTGKTAIHKAEALTKI; encoded by the coding sequence ATGACAACTCAATTTAAAGTAGGGGATAAGGTAAAGTGGAAATTTGTTTACGGGGAAACCGAGGGTGAAATAATAGAGGTACTTACCGAAAATCTTAAGACATCAGCTAAACCGGTAACCAGGTATAAAGTTAAAAGCTCAAAAACAGGTAAAACTGCTATCCATAAAGCCGAAGCTCTAACAAAGATTTAG
- the secD gene encoding protein translocase subunit SecD — protein sequence MLTIPKWKVYTIIFTCLISIYLSIPTLFPQIADSSLKSAFPANKVNLGLDLRGGASLLLEVDSKHYFSEQLENTVEQIKTKLRMEKIGFEKFDITEDYITIHLSSADSVYDTKTIIYNIFGNTAQIETNKNVLILSLAQIIKSGLKNNLMAQTQEIIRRRIDETGTKEVDLQMQGDNQILLQVPGLENPEQIKRLLGQTAKLSFHLVDDSVRLSDAANGKVPYGSKLLPLDTKERGNFGKSVLVVKSRAALSGDMLTDAQTTVNNGSAVVHFKLTSVGSKIFADLTSKNTGKLLAIVLDGKIISAPGIREPILGGSGTISGNFSIQSANELALLLRAGALPAPINIIEERTVGPSLGADSIEAGIKAVVAGVVLVMLLMFVFYGLFGMVANFALVFNLLMTIAALSLFNATLTLPGIAGMVLTLGMAVDANVLIFERVKEEVKKGKSPLSALESGYNLAFSTILDSNLTTILAAIILYIFGTGPVKGFAVTLTIGILCSMFTAVSLTKLIIAKWYRTKKPKLLML from the coding sequence ATGCTGACAATACCTAAGTGGAAAGTTTACACCATTATATTTACCTGTCTTATTAGTATCTATCTATCAATCCCTACCCTTTTTCCGCAAATAGCGGATTCAAGCTTAAAGTCTGCTTTTCCGGCTAATAAAGTCAATTTAGGCTTAGATTTAAGAGGAGGCGCTTCATTATTACTTGAGGTTGACAGTAAACATTATTTCAGTGAGCAGCTAGAAAATACCGTAGAGCAGATAAAAACCAAGCTGAGAATGGAAAAAATCGGCTTTGAGAAATTTGATATTACCGAAGATTATATTACTATCCATTTATCCTCTGCCGACTCAGTATATGACACTAAAACAATAATTTATAATATTTTCGGCAACACCGCACAAATTGAAACAAATAAAAATGTTCTTATTTTATCCTTAGCACAAATTATTAAAAGCGGACTTAAAAATAATTTAATGGCGCAGACCCAAGAGATTATAAGAAGAAGAATTGATGAAACCGGCACCAAGGAAGTAGATCTGCAAATGCAAGGCGATAATCAGATTCTTCTCCAAGTTCCCGGCTTAGAGAATCCGGAACAAATTAAAAGACTACTCGGGCAAACAGCTAAACTTTCCTTCCATTTAGTAGATGATAGCGTAAGGCTTTCAGATGCTGCAAACGGTAAAGTGCCCTACGGCTCGAAATTATTACCTCTTGATACAAAAGAAAGAGGTAATTTCGGCAAAAGTGTTTTAGTGGTAAAAAGTAGAGCGGCATTAAGCGGTGATATGCTTACCGACGCTCAAACTACGGTAAATAACGGCTCAGCTGTGGTGCACTTTAAACTTACCAGTGTAGGCAGTAAAATTTTTGCGGATTTGACTTCTAAAAATACTGGCAAACTTCTTGCTATTGTTTTAGACGGAAAAATTATCAGCGCGCCCGGAATCAGAGAGCCGATTTTAGGAGGAAGCGGAACAATCTCCGGTAACTTCAGCATCCAATCAGCTAATGAACTCGCACTGCTGCTTAGAGCAGGAGCCTTGCCTGCACCGATAAATATTATCGAAGAAAGAACAGTAGGACCGAGCTTAGGTGCCGATTCCATTGAAGCAGGAATAAAAGCCGTAGTTGCAGGAGTCGTCCTCGTTATGTTGCTTATGTTTGTTTTCTACGGGTTATTCGGTATGGTTGCTAATTTTGCGCTCGTGTTTAACTTACTTATGACTATTGCCGCATTATCATTATTTAATGCTACTCTCACCCTCCCCGGCATTGCAGGAATGGTTTTAACTTTAGGAATGGCAGTTGATGCTAATGTGCTAATTTTCGAAAGAGTAAAAGAAGAAGTTAAAAAAGGAAAAAGTCCTCTTTCTGCTCTTGAGAGTGGTTATAACTTAGCTTTCAGCACGATTTTAGACTCAAACTTAACTACAATTTTAGCTGCAATTATACTTTATATATTTGGCACAGGCCCGGTTAAGGGGTTTGCAGTTACGCTTACAATCGGTATACTTTGCTCTATGTTCACGGCGGTTTCACTTACAAAGCTTATAATTGCCAAGTGGTATAGAACTAAAAAACCTAAACTACTAATGTTGTAA
- a CDS encoding DMT family transporter — MQANQHNNIYGILFMVLNAAALAILYAVMKLASKDISTNQIIFFYKFLILISILPWIFKNGFKSIATDQIKLHLIRGFLSICGSLSYMYALKYVDLVDATALGYLEQVLLVAIGMLYFKETTTKSKIFCVFASFIGASIILYPDLLKFEDDFIPVIFKNGGFKEFNFFYLFTLLAVACWTLNCIVVKVMGKTEKTKTQLFYVTLFSCIFAFPFAFIEWGINNLAGLEIWSPNRLITLEEIGLDFDLFKYIAVIALCYFIHNISFFKAFKYSEISTVIPFEYSKIVFIGILQFYIFDKTPETVSYIGYLLIVGSGLILIRSEAKRRKKKKIQHQIEQLNEEYEHA; from the coding sequence ATGCAAGCAAACCAGCATAATAATATATATGGAATTTTATTTATGGTCTTAAATGCGGCTGCTTTAGCAATACTCTACGCAGTTATGAAACTTGCATCTAAGGATATAAGCACAAATCAGATAATTTTCTTTTATAAATTTCTTATACTGATATCCATATTACCTTGGATATTTAAAAACGGATTTAAATCCATAGCTACCGATCAAATAAAACTTCATCTCATACGTGGATTTTTAAGCATTTGCGGCTCATTATCATATATGTATGCCTTAAAATATGTGGATCTGGTTGATGCAACAGCTTTGGGGTACTTAGAACAGGTTTTATTGGTTGCAATCGGTATGCTTTACTTCAAAGAAACCACAACTAAAAGTAAGATTTTCTGCGTATTTGCAAGCTTTATTGGGGCATCGATAATCCTCTATCCCGATCTGCTTAAGTTTGAAGACGATTTTATACCGGTTATCTTTAAGAACGGCGGGTTTAAAGAATTTAATTTTTTCTATTTATTTACTTTACTTGCGGTAGCTTGCTGGACATTGAATTGTATAGTAGTAAAAGTTATGGGTAAAACCGAGAAAACTAAAACTCAATTATTCTATGTGACTCTTTTCTCATGCATATTTGCTTTCCCCTTTGCTTTTATCGAATGGGGAATTAATAACTTAGCCGGACTAGAGATATGGTCACCGAACAGGCTAATTACTTTGGAAGAAATCGGCTTGGATTTTGATTTGTTTAAATACATAGCAGTAATTGCGCTTTGTTACTTTATACATAATATATCCTTCTTTAAGGCATTTAAATACTCTGAAATATCCACTGTTATTCCTTTTGAATACAGCAAGATTGTATTCATAGGAATTTTACAATTCTATATATTTGACAAAACTCCGGAAACCGTATCGTACATTGGATATCTCTTAATTGTAGGTTCAGGTCTTATCTTGATAAGATCCGAAGCTAAACGTAGAAAGAAGAAAAAAATACAACATCAAATTGAGCAGTTGAATGAGGAATACGAGCATGCATAA
- a CDS encoding ABC transporter substrate-binding protein: MFKTKRYLLTATIVIFFICFSLFIKQREKSDLPVIAIANYGSHSSLHEIISSIKTELSRLGFKEGEQINFEIADVNFEPTLIMQMLTKLKATNPKIVIALTTPVAQAAKSTFKDTPLIFTGITDPIEAGLINNSPDTRNNITGASDRQDLKLMLKFAEELLPHAKKVGMLYLTSEANDLALVKMMSEAAKIHNMEILLVPVEQTKDIPFRMRTFKDKADFIYVGVSGIIQPALPAIISSADQMKIPVINADSGAVKKHLLLGSYGVNYTKVGINTAQIVGRILAGEKVENIAPIYPSKNDHSGFVSKQKADKLGITLPLYIEHVEILR; the protein is encoded by the coding sequence ATGTTTAAAACCAAACGTTATTTACTAACTGCTACTATAGTTATCTTCTTCATTTGCTTCTCATTATTTATCAAACAAAGAGAAAAATCCGACTTACCGGTTATTGCGATTGCTAACTATGGCTCTCATTCATCTTTACACGAAATTATTTCAAGTATAAAAACCGAACTATCGCGGCTTGGCTTTAAAGAAGGTGAGCAGATTAACTTTGAAATAGCAGATGTAAATTTTGAGCCGACTCTTATTATGCAGATGTTAACCAAGTTAAAAGCCACTAACCCGAAAATAGTGATAGCTCTTACTACTCCTGTCGCTCAGGCAGCTAAAAGTACTTTTAAAGATACCCCGCTTATCTTCACCGGAATCACTGACCCGATCGAAGCAGGGTTAATTAATAATAGTCCTGATACAAGGAATAACATTACCGGAGCATCAGACCGGCAAGACCTTAAGCTCATGTTAAAATTTGCCGAAGAATTATTACCCCATGCTAAAAAGGTAGGGATGCTTTATTTAACAAGTGAGGCAAATGACTTAGCATTAGTTAAAATGATGAGCGAAGCTGCTAAAATTCATAATATGGAAATTCTCCTGGTACCGGTTGAACAGACTAAGGATATCCCTTTCAGAATGCGCACTTTTAAAGATAAGGCAGATTTTATATATGTCGGGGTAAGCGGGATAATTCAGCCGGCACTGCCTGCGATTATTTCTTCAGCTGATCAAATGAAAATACCGGTTATCAATGCTGATTCGGGCGCAGTAAAGAAGCACTTATTATTGGGTAGCTACGGGGTTAATTATACTAAAGTCGGTATAAATACCGCGCAAATAGTAGGTAGAATTCTAGCCGGAGAAAAAGTTGAAAATATAGCTCCGATATACCCGAGCAAAAACGATCATAGCGGCTTTGTATCAAAACAAAAAGCTGATAAGCTTGGTATCACCTTACCTCTATATATTGAGCACGTTGAGATTTTGAGGTAA
- a CDS encoding ABC transporter ATP-binding protein, with protein MLEIKNIYKTFNVDCEPILKGINLKLNKNDFCIVIGSNGSGKSTLFKVILGDYKVDSGSIKLHNRELTNLSIYKRAKLINSITQDTNKSIVKEMTLLENLALSEMRCKASTLLPYKRKTKKLREQLTKLNLGLERFLDTKMEALSGGQKQVIATIAATFSPPSLLLLDEHTSALDPKTSAFLMDYTANLVEKNAITTLMITHNLNDAIKYGNRLIMLHRGKIVEDFNYKDKNALTITKLLDLFHTYEDNTLTGVK; from the coding sequence ATGTTAGAAATTAAAAATATATATAAGACATTTAATGTTGATTGCGAACCGATATTAAAAGGGATTAATTTAAAATTAAATAAGAATGATTTTTGTATAGTGATTGGCAGCAACGGCTCCGGGAAATCCACGCTTTTTAAAGTAATCCTAGGGGATTATAAAGTTGATTCAGGCTCAATAAAACTGCATAACCGAGAGCTAACTAACTTGAGTATTTATAAACGTGCTAAGCTTATAAACAGTATTACTCAAGATACTAACAAAAGCATAGTAAAAGAAATGACATTGCTTGAGAATTTAGCTTTGAGTGAGATGCGTTGCAAAGCAAGCACTCTTCTTCCTTACAAACGAAAAACAAAGAAGCTTAGAGAGCAGTTAACAAAGTTAAATTTAGGCTTAGAAAGGTTTTTAGATACCAAAATGGAAGCTTTATCAGGTGGACAAAAGCAAGTGATTGCTACTATCGCAGCAACTTTTTCTCCCCCTTCCCTGCTCCTGCTTGATGAACACACCAGCGCCCTTGATCCTAAAACTTCAGCTTTTCTTATGGATTATACGGCAAACTTAGTAGAGAAAAATGCAATTACCACTCTTATGATCACCCATAATTTAAATGATGCAATAAAGTACGGCAACCGCTTAATCATGCTGCATAGAGGAAAAATAGTCGAAGACTTTAATTATAAAGATAAGAATGCTTTAACTATAACTAAACTGCTCGACTTATTTCACACTTATGAAGATAACACTTTAACGGGAGTTAAGTGA
- a CDS encoding DMT family transporter, protein MHKIKTKLKNDKVSSGILLMIVHAIAMSGLYVVSKKLMHTLHPNQVAFLYKFAILIAIIPWCFVGGIKKNLKTNKLGTHVARGTFSIMASLCFFFALSKLNVLDAAAITFLEQALIVFVGVIFFKEQLNIAKIVFILCGLIGTLLIIKPGFQEFNGYYVYLFMALLFWAGNNITIKVLGKTERSKGQLFYVTLVSSLVSFPLALQAWEPIQFWHIKYLAILAICYLIHSAALFKAFKYADISTVMPYDYTRLVFGGILGYIIFSEVPDRFSLIGYFIITLGGLYLIQYEARRKYKKTPAVIEVKIASSGAKAD, encoded by the coding sequence ATGCATAAAATAAAAACTAAATTAAAAAACGATAAGGTAAGTTCCGGAATATTGCTTATGATTGTGCATGCAATCGCTATGTCGGGATTGTATGTAGTTTCTAAAAAACTTATGCATACTTTACACCCTAACCAAGTGGCTTTTCTATATAAATTTGCAATCCTTATTGCAATTATTCCCTGGTGCTTTGTAGGAGGGATTAAAAAAAATCTCAAAACTAATAAATTGGGGACTCATGTTGCAAGAGGAACCTTTAGCATCATGGCTTCTTTATGCTTCTTTTTTGCTCTATCGAAGCTAAATGTACTTGATGCAGCAGCCATTACTTTCCTAGAGCAAGCTTTAATTGTTTTCGTAGGGGTAATATTCTTTAAAGAACAGCTTAATATTGCTAAAATCGTATTCATCTTATGCGGTTTAATAGGTACTCTTTTAATTATTAAACCCGGCTTTCAAGAGTTTAACGGATATTATGTTTATCTCTTCATGGCGCTTCTCTTTTGGGCAGGAAATAATATAACCATAAAAGTTCTAGGAAAAACCGAGCGATCTAAAGGGCAGCTATTTTATGTAACACTAGTTTCCTCGCTAGTTTCATTTCCTCTTGCTCTTCAAGCCTGGGAGCCTATTCAATTTTGGCATATTAAATATTTAGCAATTCTTGCAATTTGTTATCTTATTCATTCCGCAGCATTGTTTAAAGCATTTAAATATGCCGATATCTCTACCGTAATGCCTTATGACTATACCAGATTAGTGTTCGGCGGAATACTAGGTTATATTATATTTAGTGAAGTGCCGGATAGGTTTTCGTTGATCGGCTACTTTATAATTACCCTAGGAGGGTTGTATTTAATTCAGTACGAAGCAAGAAGAAAGTATAAAAAAACGCCGGCTGTGATTGAAGTAAAAATAGCAAGCTCAGGTGCAAAAGCAGATTAA
- a CDS encoding protein-L-isoaspartate(D-aspartate) O-methyltransferase, with protein MEYSESIFKALREQLVLDELQSQGINNQNVLDAMLKVPRQEFVPEQEKHLAYINTALPIGYAQTISQPFIVATMTQAANLDKDSKVLEIGTGSGYQAAILGSICKEVYSIEVVEPLAKQAIQILEKLGYNNIHIRVGDGYYGWKEKAPFDAVIVTAVISKVPEPLLLQLKIGGKLIIPIGEEYGDQELFAITKTNKGYKTTYLMPVKFVPFT; from the coding sequence ATGGAATATAGCGAAAGCATTTTTAAAGCTTTACGAGAACAGCTGGTATTAGATGAGTTACAAAGCCAAGGAATAAATAATCAAAATGTTTTAGATGCAATGCTTAAGGTTCCAAGACAAGAATTTGTTCCTGAGCAAGAAAAGCATTTAGCTTATATAAATACTGCATTGCCGATAGGTTATGCTCAAACGATTTCACAGCCATTTATTGTGGCAACAATGACTCAAGCGGCAAATTTAGATAAAGATTCCAAGGTACTGGAAATTGGTACCGGAAGCGGTTATCAAGCTGCAATTTTAGGTAGTATATGTAAGGAAGTTTATTCAATAGAAGTAGTTGAGCCGTTAGCAAAGCAAGCTATACAAATACTGGAAAAATTGGGATATAATAACATACATATTCGTGTTGGAGACGGATATTATGGTTGGAAGGAAAAAGCGCCGTTTGATGCTGTTATTGTTACCGCAGTTATTTCAAAAGTACCGGAGCCGCTTCTTTTGCAACTTAAAATCGGAGGTAAGCTTATCATTCCCATTGGTGAGGAATATGGTGACCAGGAATTGTTTGCAATCACTAAAACAAATAAAGGCTACAAAACTACATACCTAATGCCGGTTAAATTCGTACCTTTTACTTAA
- the dapF gene encoding diaminopimelate epimerase produces MHGVGNDFAIFDEREGKISFSSQVIKKMSNRNKGIGFDQLIILSNSDRADIKMSIYNADGSAAETCGNAARCVADLTGKDNGAIEVGERLLFFKKLPSLSNEPRYTVNMGKPEFAWDKIPLSIPVDPLNLNFEIEGFQQGAALSMGNPHLVFFSSIPLELESVAKYGALFENHELFPQAVNVNFAHILDNNHIALTVYERGAGITLACGSGACATAVIAYTKKLINNKCKVDLPGGTLLIEITKDLEVLMTGSAVKCFEGQISF; encoded by the coding sequence ATGCATGGTGTTGGCAATGACTTTGCTATCTTCGATGAGCGAGAGGGAAAGATAAGCTTTTCTTCCCAAGTTATTAAAAAAATGAGCAACAGGAACAAGGGAATCGGCTTTGATCAACTTATAATACTTTCTAATTCTGATAGAGCGGATATAAAAATGTCTATTTATAATGCAGACGGCTCAGCTGCGGAGACTTGCGGAAATGCTGCAAGATGTGTAGCTGATTTGACCGGTAAAGATAACGGTGCAATTGAAGTAGGCGAAAGATTATTATTTTTTAAGAAACTGCCTTCTTTAAGTAATGAACCCCGGTATACGGTTAATATGGGTAAACCTGAATTTGCTTGGGATAAAATTCCGCTCTCCATTCCGGTTGACCCGTTAAATTTAAATTTTGAGATAGAAGGATTTCAACAAGGAGCTGCACTTAGTATGGGTAATCCTCACTTAGTATTTTTTTCTTCAATTCCATTAGAGCTTGAAAGCGTTGCTAAGTATGGTGCGCTTTTTGAAAACCATGAACTATTTCCTCAAGCGGTAAATGTTAACTTTGCACATATTTTAGATAATAATCACATTGCTCTTACCGTGTATGAAAGAGGAGCAGGCATAACCCTTGCCTGCGGAAGCGGCGCTTGTGCAACTGCTGTTATTGCATATACTAAAAAGCTAATTAATAATAAATGTAAGGTTGATTTACCGGGCGGAACATTATTAATAGAAATAACCAAAGATTTAGAAGTGTTAATGACCGGTTCGGCAGTTAAGTGTTTTGAAGGCCAAATAAGTTTCTAA